The Halomicronema hongdechloris C2206 genome includes a window with the following:
- a CDS encoding putative iron-sulfur cluster-binding metallochaperone codes for MGPCCDSSSSQDAVYTCPQNQQRGKPVHLITLKSLLTPSALARLEPQRQYRFCDAPDCPIVYFSNQGDTFTTQDLEVSIFQKDRGDEVLVCYCFGWSRQRLRNERISTGYSTAIESITAHVKANRCGCEVNNPQGSCCLGNVRRVIQASQQP; via the coding sequence ATGGGTCCGTGCTGTGATTCATCGTCGTCCCAAGACGCTGTGTATACTTGTCCTCAGAACCAGCAGCGAGGCAAGCCAGTGCACCTTATCACGCTGAAAAGTTTGCTCACACCCTCTGCTCTGGCACGCTTGGAACCCCAAAGGCAATATCGCTTCTGTGATGCTCCAGATTGTCCGATTGTTTACTTTTCCAATCAAGGGGATACCTTCACTACTCAGGATTTGGAAGTATCTATCTTTCAAAAAGATCGTGGGGATGAAGTCTTGGTCTGTTATTGCTTTGGCTGGAGCCGGCAGCGCCTCCGCAACGAGCGTATATCGACGGGTTACAGCACTGCAATCGAAAGCATTACAGCCCATGTCAAAGCAAACCGTTGTGGCTGCGAAGTAAACAATCCTCAAGGATCCTGTTGTTTGGGAAATGTCCGACGAGTAATTCAGGCAAGCCAGCAACCATGA
- the merF gene encoding mercury resistance system transport protein MerF encodes MNPKNRLIASLIGTTVVALCCFTPILLVMLGALGLSAWAGYLDYVLLPALGAFVGLTLWSYWRYRRHCHNQPD; translated from the coding sequence ATGAACCCCAAAAATAGGTTGATTGCCAGCCTGATTGGAACAACCGTGGTTGCTCTTTGTTGCTTTACGCCGATTCTGCTGGTGATGTTAGGTGCTTTGGGGCTAAGTGCCTGGGCCGGATATCTGGATTATGTCTTGCTCCCTGCACTAGGAGCCTTCGTAGGACTCACCCTATGGTCATACTGGCGATATCGCCGCCATTGCCATAACCAACCCGACTAG